A window of Mycolicibacterium holsaticum DSM 44478 = JCM 12374 genomic DNA:
GGATCACGCCGTACGCATCGCCGATCAGATGGGGCGCCGCGAACATCTGGGACTGCGCCTCCACCGACAGCGCTCGCAGGTCGGACCTGATCTTGTCGTTGAACGCCAGGTCCAGCCTGGCGTCGATCCAGGCCACCACCGCCGCCGTCGGGCTCGAAGCAGCGGCCATCTTCTGCTTGATCCGTCGCGCCTCTGCCTGCGCAATGTCGAGAAAGACCGCCGACACCAACGCGTCCTTCGAGTCGAAATGCCGGTAGAACGCCCTGGTGCTGAGCTGCGCTCTGTCGAGAATGTGCGCGACGTTGACCGCGCCGACCCCCTCCTCGCGCACGATCTCGGTGGCGACGGCCAGGATCGCAGCGCGCACCCCGGGGTCGGGGTCCAGCTTCTTGCGTCGGCGCCTGGTGACGGTGCCCATCACGCCGTTGCGTCGTAGGTTGCGAGGTAATCGGCGAAGACGTCACGCACCTGCGCCGGCGTCAACCCGTAGTCGGCGAGATCGTATGTGTGCTCGCCGCGGGAGCCGGGCGTGTGCCCCTCCGCCCAATCCTGCACGCGGCCGCGTGCGGTGTCGGTGAAGGTCAGGCCCAGTCGTTCGTAGGCCGTCTGCAGGGTGCCGATCGGGTCGGACTCGAGGTCGGCGAATGAGACGTCGACGAATCGGTTGTCACCGAACCGCTTTCGGAAATCCATCGCGCGCCGGACGGCCTCAGCCCAGCACCGGAGCTGCTCGGCGCCGAGTTCCTCGGCGTCGTCACGATCGCTGCTCCAACTGCGGACATAGTGGATGAGGCTGCACACCGAGGCCAACACCTTGGCGGGATCACGGTGGCTCCATAGGAACTTGGCGTCCGGATAGGCTTCGACGAGCGCATCCAGAGAGAACATGTGCACCGGTGTCCGCAGATGCCACAGCGTCGGCGGGCAGTGCCACTGAAGCAGCTTGAGCACCTGCCGGTGAAAGGTGTATGTCTCCCGCATGTCGCATTCCAGCAGCCATGCGAGATAGCCCGGAACACGCACGACACCGTCGAAATGGAACGTGCGAAAACTCATCCCCATCAGGTCCTGGCATTCGGTAGCCGCCTCCGGCTCCGAGTTGATCATGGCGCGCATGCGCGGAAACATCTGGTCCATCATGACGATTCCGTCGGCCGCCTGCGCGATCCGCGGATCCTCATGCTGGGTCGCGGCCTCCGGCGGAGGTGTGCAGGCCTGCGATTCCCACAACCGCAGGGAGCGGAACTGCGGGTCGTTGGCCACCAGCTGGCTCAGCGCCGTGGTGCCGGTGCGGGGTAGCCCGATGACGAAGATCGGCCCACCGACGACCTCCGCGTCGATCTCGGGGTGCTGCTTGTAGGTCTCGACTATGCGCAACCGCTGGACGAGCGCGTTGCTGATGGTCGCATGCTGGATCATCCGGCCCATCTCGTTGAGGTCGGCCTCCGTGTTCAGCGCATCGACGGTGCGCTGCAACCCTTCGCGATAGTAGGGCGAACCGAAATCGTCCAGTCCCGTCGCGCTGCGCGCACCATCTTCGAGTTCGTCGACGAAGAAGGTCATCGGTGAAACCTCTCGTGCACGGCGCGTCGGCGCCCTTCGATCA
This region includes:
- a CDS encoding TetR/AcrR family transcriptional regulator, with the translated sequence MGTVTRRRRKKLDPDPGVRAAILAVATEIVREEGVGAVNVAHILDRAQLSTRAFYRHFDSKDALVSAVFLDIAQAEARRIKQKMAAASSPTAAVVAWIDARLDLAFNDKIRSDLRALSVEAQSQMFAAPHLIGDAYGVILQPLVEQLARGTELGVFTDIDPTSAGLSIHGAIWSSTERQWASGDTDQRVVREHVVRFCMRGLGVTDSDGR
- a CDS encoding sulfotransferase family protein, whose amino-acid sequence is MTFFVDELEDGARSATGLDDFGSPYYREGLQRTVDALNTEADLNEMGRMIQHATISNALVQRLRIVETYKQHPEIDAEVVGGPIFVIGLPRTGTTALSQLVANDPQFRSLRLWESQACTPPPEAATQHEDPRIAQAADGIVMMDQMFPRMRAMINSEPEAATECQDLMGMSFRTFHFDGVVRVPGYLAWLLECDMRETYTFHRQVLKLLQWHCPPTLWHLRTPVHMFSLDALVEAYPDAKFLWSHRDPAKVLASVCSLIHYVRSWSSDRDDAEELGAEQLRCWAEAVRRAMDFRKRFGDNRFVDVSFADLESDPIGTLQTAYERLGLTFTDTARGRVQDWAEGHTPGSRGEHTYDLADYGLTPAQVRDVFADYLATYDATA